The Methanobacterium sp. BAmetb5 genome includes a region encoding these proteins:
- a CDS encoding flavin reductase family protein: MKKSLGAKTITYPTPVFVVGTYDVEGKPNVMTAAWGGISCSDPPCISISLREATYTYHSILESKAFTISIPSEDHVKEADYFGIASGRDVDKFQATGLTPVKSEVVNAPYVGEFPFVVECELLQHVKIGLHTQFIGEIKDVKVNESLTEGDNSLIERIKPLIYTPDYPAYYGVGEMVERAFSAGRQIKPG; encoded by the coding sequence ATGAAAAAATCTCTGGGAGCCAAAACCATAACCTATCCCACTCCAGTATTTGTGGTGGGAACTTACGACGTGGAAGGAAAACCCAATGTAATGACTGCGGCATGGGGAGGTATAAGCTGTTCTGACCCGCCCTGTATAAGCATCTCTTTAAGGGAAGCAACCTACACCTATCACAGCATTCTGGAAAGTAAAGCCTTCACCATCAGCATACCCTCCGAAGATCATGTGAAAGAAGCGGACTACTTCGGAATAGCCTCTGGAAGGGATGTGGATAAATTCCAGGCCACGGGACTCACCCCGGTTAAAAGTGAAGTAGTGAATGCCCCCTACGTAGGGGAGTTCCCCTTTGTGGTGGAGTGTGAACTGCTCCAGCACGTTAAAATAGGATTGCACACCCAGTTCATAGGGGAGATAAAGGATGTGAAAGTGAATGAATCCTTAACTGAGGGTGATAATTCCTTAATAGAAAGAATAAAGCCACTTATCTACACACCAGATTATCCGGCCTACTATGGTGTGGGAGAAATGGTGGAACGGGCCTTTTCTGCAGGAAGACAGATCAAACCCGGTTAA
- a CDS encoding nitroreductase family protein produces the protein MVKLAVDSEKCVKCGTCSDICVAGIIEPGDVPHVSKENALVCMRCGQCEAVCPQGALELVDPSLEGTMDNKIGDIGSSKQIGNYLRGRRSVRHYKNETVDREVWEKVMGIVRYAPSAGNGQPVKWMIVHDPVKVKKLAGMTIDWIKNVISEAPPEQDVTGFNLLVESWENGTDLVLRGAPHVAIAYAEQDETNPMSQFVSVDGVIALTHLDLALPSFGLGSCWAGGLFMALNQWPPLAEELKLPEGHTFIGAMMVGYPQYHYHNIPKRNKAVIDWK, from the coding sequence ATGGTAAAACTTGCTGTGGATTCTGAAAAATGTGTAAAATGTGGTACCTGTTCTGATATATGTGTGGCAGGAATCATAGAACCGGGAGATGTGCCTCATGTTTCAAAAGAGAATGCCTTGGTTTGCATGAGATGTGGGCAATGTGAAGCGGTCTGTCCTCAGGGAGCATTGGAACTGGTAGATCCGTCTTTAGAAGGAACAATGGATAATAAAATAGGGGATATAGGTTCTTCTAAGCAGATAGGTAATTATTTGCGCGGGCGACGATCAGTTCGGCATTATAAGAATGAAACGGTTGACCGGGAGGTATGGGAAAAAGTTATGGGCATAGTCCGCTACGCACCATCTGCCGGTAATGGTCAACCAGTAAAATGGATGATAGTCCACGATCCAGTTAAGGTAAAAAAATTGGCTGGTATGACCATTGACTGGATTAAGAATGTAATAAGTGAGGCTCCCCCAGAGCAGGATGTTACTGGATTTAATCTTCTGGTTGAATCCTGGGAAAATGGAACAGATTTAGTCTTAAGGGGCGCACCACACGTGGCTATTGCCTACGCGGAACAGGATGAGACCAATCCAATGTCCCAGTTTGTAAGTGTAGACGGGGTAATTGCGTTAACTCATCTTGATCTGGCACTACCCTCCTTTGGATTAGGTTCATGCTGGGCAGGGGGTCTGTTTATGGCTTTAAATCAATGGCCACCCCTGGCTGAAGAACTGAAATTACCAGAAGGACATACATTTATCGGTGCTATGATGGTAGGATATCCTCAATATCACTATCATAACATCCCTAAACGAAATAAGGCAGTAATTGATTGGAAATGA
- a CDS encoding beta-CASP ribonuclease aCPSF1 produces MGSEIQEIKNTIVQRLPNRVQVAKVEFEGPEVVIYTKNPEIITENGDLIRDLAKDIRKRIIIRSHKSVLTEPEEAINRIHSIVPDEAKITNISFDDVTCEVIIEARKPGLVIGKYGATSREIVKQIGWAPKILRTPPISSEIIQRIRRTLRKNSKERKKILQQLGNRIHRPITTENEWVRLTALGGFREVGRSSLFMQTSNSKILLDCGVNVAGKDDKSSYPYLNVPEFVLDDLDAVIISHAHLDHSGFLPYLYHYGYEGPVYCTTPTRDLMTLLQMDHIDIAHREDSPLPFNVKHVKKSIKHTITLDYGEVTDIAPDIRLTLHNAGHILGSAITHMHIGDGQHNFVYTGDFKYERSRLLEPAVSKFPRIESLVMESTYGGHEDVQPTRNDAEKNIIKTIYQTLERKGKVLIPVFAVGRAQEMMIVLDEYIRHGIIDEVPIYIDGMIWEATAIHTARPEYLSKDLRDQIFHMGRNPFISEVFHKVNGIEERKDIVEGEPAIILSTSGMLTGGNSVEYFKWLCEDERNSLVFVGYQAEGSLGRRLQKGWKEIPIKEEGKTNVYHVKMDIKTIEGFSGHSDRRQLMDYVRRISPKPEKILICHGDNYKTLDLASSIYRSYKIETKTPMNLETVRIQ; encoded by the coding sequence ATGGGTTCAGAGATTCAAGAAATTAAAAACACAATAGTACAAAGATTACCCAACCGAGTCCAAGTGGCAAAAGTGGAATTCGAAGGCCCGGAAGTGGTGATTTACACCAAAAACCCGGAAATAATCACCGAAAACGGTGATCTCATCCGGGACCTGGCCAAAGACATAAGAAAACGGATCATCATCCGTTCCCACAAGTCAGTGCTAACCGAGCCAGAGGAAGCCATCAACCGCATCCACAGCATAGTTCCTGACGAAGCAAAAATCACCAACATCTCCTTCGATGATGTGACCTGTGAGGTCATCATTGAAGCCAGGAAACCAGGACTTGTAATTGGGAAATACGGAGCTACATCCAGAGAAATTGTAAAACAAATTGGATGGGCCCCTAAAATATTACGTACTCCTCCTATTTCTTCAGAAATAATTCAAAGAATCAGGCGGACACTTAGAAAGAACAGCAAAGAACGTAAAAAAATCCTGCAACAACTGGGAAACCGCATCCATCGTCCAATAACCACGGAGAATGAATGGGTTAGACTAACTGCCCTGGGGGGTTTTCGTGAAGTAGGGCGCTCATCCCTGTTTATGCAAACCTCCAACAGCAAAATACTCCTGGACTGTGGAGTTAATGTGGCAGGTAAAGATGATAAAAGTTCTTATCCCTACCTTAACGTTCCCGAATTCGTTTTAGACGACCTTGATGCCGTTATAATATCTCACGCACACCTGGACCACTCCGGATTCTTACCCTACCTTTATCATTATGGCTATGAAGGGCCAGTTTATTGTACCACACCCACAAGGGACCTTATGACCCTTTTACAGATGGATCATATTGACATAGCACACCGGGAAGACAGTCCTCTACCATTTAACGTGAAACACGTTAAAAAAAGTATCAAACACACCATAACCCTGGATTACGGTGAAGTTACGGACATAGCTCCTGACATCCGTCTCACCCTGCATAATGCCGGGCACATTCTAGGTTCAGCCATAACCCACATGCACATTGGTGACGGTCAGCATAACTTTGTCTACACCGGTGATTTCAAATACGAAAGGAGCAGACTCCTGGAACCTGCAGTATCCAAGTTCCCACGAATTGAATCACTGGTGATGGAGAGTACCTACGGTGGACACGAGGATGTGCAACCCACCAGGAACGATGCGGAAAAGAACATTATTAAAACCATTTATCAAACTTTAGAACGCAAAGGAAAAGTTCTAATTCCAGTTTTCGCCGTGGGAAGGGCCCAGGAAATGATGATTGTACTGGATGAGTACATAAGGCACGGTATCATCGATGAGGTGCCCATCTACATCGACGGGATGATCTGGGAAGCCACTGCCATCCACACTGCCCGCCCAGAATACCTCAGCAAGGACCTTAGGGACCAGATATTCCATATGGGACGAAACCCATTCATTTCCGAGGTATTCCACAAGGTTAACGGTATTGAAGAGCGAAAAGACATTGTGGAAGGGGAACCAGCCATCATACTCTCTACTTCCGGTATGTTAACCGGTGGAAACTCAGTAGAGTACTTCAAATGGTTATGTGAAGATGAAAGGAACTCCCTGGTCTTTGTGGGATACCAGGCAGAGGGTTCACTGGGACGCCGACTGCAGAAAGGTTGGAAGGAAATACCCATTAAAGAAGAGGGTAAAACCAATGTCTACCATGTTAAAATGGACATTAAAACCATTGAAGGATTCAGTGGACACTCGGACCGCAGACAACTCATGGACTATGTGCGTCGCATAAGTCCCAAACCCGAGAAAATACTCATATGCCACGGGGACAATTACAAGACCCTGGATCTGGCCAGCAGTATCTACCGCAGTTACAAAATAGAAACCAAGACTCCCATGAACCTGGAAACCGTGCGGATTCAATAG
- a CDS encoding MarR family winged helix-turn-helix transcriptional regulator, whose product MNDENKSQCPTMCSCLYFTSNKLNRILNKMAEEEFLKTGLSPSHALTLMNIDFQPGLSQKELSEIMNIKPSTTTRFIDKLETRGLVERKTKGKSSYLYPTPKGIDLQVEISQCWANLYKRYTKVLGQEKGVELTEIIDKAATKLEDNIHE is encoded by the coding sequence ATGAATGATGAAAACAAGAGTCAATGCCCCACCATGTGTAGTTGCCTCTACTTCACAAGTAATAAACTTAATAGAATTCTTAACAAAATGGCTGAGGAGGAATTCCTTAAAACCGGTCTTTCACCATCACACGCCCTAACCCTTATGAATATTGATTTTCAACCGGGTCTTTCCCAGAAAGAACTTTCAGAAATTATGAACATTAAACCTTCTACCACTACCCGTTTTATTGACAAATTAGAGACCCGGGGACTGGTAGAGCGGAAGACTAAAGGTAAATCATCATACCTCTATCCCACCCCAAAAGGAATTGATCTGCAGGTTGAAATTAGCCAATGCTGGGCCAACCTGTACAAACGTTATACTAAAGTTTTAGGCCAAGAAAAAGGTGTTGAATTAACTGAAATCATTGATAAAGCGGCAACTAAACTGGAAGATAACATTCATGAGTAA
- the dmpI gene encoding 4-oxalocrotonate tautomerase DmpI — protein sequence MPVITMEVGKLSKEQKKDLIKGFTEVASGITGIDKKFIIAVIREWPDENLGINGQTVAKIKSKPAK from the coding sequence ATGCCGGTAATAACCATGGAAGTGGGAAAACTTTCCAAAGAGCAGAAGAAAGATTTAATAAAAGGTTTTACAGAAGTTGCTTCTGGAATAACAGGCATAGATAAAAAATTCATAATAGCAGTCATTCGTGAATGGCCTGATGAGAATTTAGGGATTAACGGACAAACTGTGGCCAAGATCAAATCTAAACCCGCGAAATAA
- a CDS encoding flavin reductase family protein — protein MEKEKLGGNSFIYPMPVTLLGTKHGDVANFMALGWLSRANGNPPLLVAGINKAHFTTQLIRENRAFSINYPTEGMIREVDYCGLVSGRKEDKSQLFTVEYGELEQAPLIQECPLSLECKLYDIYEMPTHDLFVGEIIASYADRKILTDGKPDMAKLNPLLLTMPDNYYWTVKEKVGKAWDIGRELQE, from the coding sequence ATGGAAAAAGAAAAACTGGGTGGAAATTCGTTCATTTATCCCATGCCAGTGACCCTTCTGGGCACTAAACATGGGGATGTGGCAAATTTTATGGCATTAGGGTGGTTAAGCAGGGCTAACGGAAATCCCCCACTATTGGTTGCAGGTATAAACAAAGCTCATTTCACCACCCAACTAATAAGGGAAAACAGGGCATTCAGCATTAACTATCCCACCGAGGGCATGATTCGGGAAGTTGATTACTGTGGCCTGGTATCTGGACGCAAAGAAGATAAATCACAGCTTTTCACCGTTGAATACGGTGAACTGGAACAGGCACCACTCATCCAGGAATGTCCCCTTTCCCTGGAATGTAAACTCTACGATATCTATGAAATGCCCACCCACGATCTATTTGTAGGGGAAATAATTGCTTCCTACGCAGATAGAAAGATTTTAACTGATGGAAAACCGGATATGGCCAAACTCAATCCACTACTTTTAACCATGCCCGACAATTATTACTGGACAGTGAAGGAAAAGGTGGGTAAAGCCTGGGACATAGGACGAGAGTTGCAGGAATGA
- the comC gene encoding L-sulfolactate dehydrogenase — MNITPEQELSLIIDILTEFDVPTDQASIIAEVTLDGDLKGFTSHGIGRFPQYIKGLESGNIKPHTEINVEKESVATALVNGNHGFGHVVTYQSMEMAIEKAKEAGIGLVGIHNSNHFGVAGYYSDMAVMEDLIGIVTANTEPAVAPIGGKEPILGTNPLAIGIPSGSHYLSVDMATSASARGKLLESKRRGESIPENVALDADGNPTTDPVEALKGSILPFGAHKGYALSLMIEILAGPLVRASYGKGVTGTANPEVSCTKGDLIAAIDPSKFVDLDQFKEEVDDLVSEVKSTPNVMVPGDFEVLNVKRHQKEGIPLDETLVQQLREIATRVDVDVADILGE; from the coding sequence ATGAACATTACTCCAGAACAGGAATTATCCCTGATCATTGATATTTTAACTGAATTTGACGTACCTACAGACCAAGCATCCATCATTGCCGAAGTAACTCTGGACGGGGATCTCAAGGGTTTCACATCCCACGGAATTGGTAGATTCCCCCAGTACATTAAAGGACTGGAATCTGGTAACATCAAGCCGCACACGGAAATAAATGTGGAGAAAGAAAGTGTAGCCACTGCCCTGGTAAATGGTAACCATGGTTTCGGACACGTGGTGACCTACCAGTCCATGGAAATGGCCATAGAGAAAGCTAAAGAAGCAGGTATTGGTTTAGTGGGTATTCACAATTCCAACCACTTTGGAGTGGCCGGTTACTACTCTGACATGGCGGTGATGGAAGATCTGATTGGTATTGTAACTGCCAACACCGAACCAGCAGTGGCCCCTATTGGAGGGAAAGAACCAATACTGGGTACCAATCCCCTGGCCATAGGAATACCCTCGGGTAGCCACTATCTCTCGGTGGACATGGCCACATCAGCTTCAGCCCGTGGAAAACTCCTGGAATCCAAACGCCGTGGCGAGTCCATACCGGAAAACGTGGCCCTGGATGCCGATGGAAATCCAACCACTGACCCGGTGGAAGCACTCAAAGGATCAATTCTCCCCTTCGGAGCCCATAAAGGATACGCATTGTCGCTTATGATTGAAATACTGGCCGGCCCACTGGTGCGTGCATCCTATGGTAAGGGAGTTACTGGAACTGCTAACCCCGAGGTTTCCTGCACCAAAGGAGACCTGATTGCCGCCATTGACCCCTCCAAATTTGTGGATTTAGACCAGTTTAAGGAGGAGGTGGATGACCTTGTAAGCGAAGTAAAATCCACCCCCAATGTAATGGTACCCGGTGACTTTGAAGTCTTGAATGTGAAACGCCACCAGAAAGAAGGCATACCCCTGGATGAAACCCTGGTACAGCAGTTAAGGGAAATAGCCACCAGAGTAGATGTGGATGTGGCTGATATACTGGGGGAATAA
- the comE gene encoding sulfopyruvate decarboxylase subunit beta has translation MERIKALEQITSQLEDELVICNIGFPSRELYQVKDSPLNFYMLGSMGMASSIGLGLAMAQKRRVVVFDGDGSLLMNLGSLVTIYNQSPQNLVLVVLDNECYGSTGNQCTYSSTTDLKKVAEGVGFKNTVLYEESLQEIDFSPVLEMEGPVFVHMKVKAGNASVPVIPLEPEEIKERFMREVPG, from the coding sequence ATGGAACGAATAAAAGCCCTGGAACAGATCACCAGCCAACTGGAAGATGAACTGGTTATCTGCAATATTGGATTCCCTTCCCGGGAACTTTATCAGGTTAAAGATTCACCCCTCAATTTTTACATGCTGGGATCAATGGGTATGGCATCATCCATTGGCCTGGGATTGGCCATGGCCCAGAAACGGAGGGTTGTTGTTTTTGATGGAGATGGATCCCTTCTGATGAACCTGGGGAGTCTGGTAACCATCTACAATCAATCACCCCAAAATCTGGTGCTGGTGGTACTGGACAATGAATGCTACGGCAGTACCGGTAATCAGTGCACCTATTCTTCCACCACTGACCTTAAAAAGGTGGCGGAGGGAGTTGGCTTTAAAAATACAGTACTCTACGAAGAATCTCTTCAGGAAATTGATTTTTCACCGGTACTGGAGATGGAAGGTCCGGTTTTTGTGCACATGAAGGTTAAAGCAGGTAACGCCAGTGTACCAGTGATCCCCCTTGAACCAGAGGAGATCAAGGAACGGTTCATGAGGGAAGTGCCGGGTTAA
- the comD gene encoding sulfopyruvate decarboxylase subunit alpha gives MDSSQAVYDGLKKAGIDFVVSVPCVNLGKLMEMVDCDPDIIHVPVTREEEGFGMAAGAYLGGKKPAILMQNSGLGNSVNVLASLFKLYQFPILMVISHRGTEGEFMGAQIPMGEATTGILDTLEIAYINPKTPEEALKLVPESWLLAELAGSPLAILLEISFW, from the coding sequence ATGGACAGCAGTCAGGCCGTTTATGACGGACTTAAAAAGGCAGGAATTGATTTCGTGGTTAGTGTGCCCTGTGTGAACCTGGGTAAACTCATGGAAATGGTGGACTGCGACCCGGACATCATCCATGTGCCGGTTACCCGGGAAGAGGAAGGATTTGGCATGGCCGCCGGGGCCTACCTGGGTGGTAAAAAGCCAGCCATTCTCATGCAGAACTCTGGACTGGGAAACTCGGTGAATGTCCTGGCCTCACTGTTTAAACTTTACCAGTTCCCCATACTCATGGTTATCAGCCACCGGGGTACCGAGGGTGAGTTCATGGGTGCACAGATCCCCATGGGAGAAGCCACCACCGGCATACTGGACACTCTGGAAATAGCCTACATAAACCCCAAAACACCGGAAGAAGCCCTTAAACTGGTACCAGAATCATGGTTACTGGCTGAACTGGCTGGATCACCCCTGGCCATACTACTGGAGATCAGTTTCTGGTAG
- a CDS encoding NAD(P)H-dependent oxidoreductase: MMNVLIVFAHPESESLNGSLKELAVDVLNDEGHLVQVSDLYAMNWKAVLDKDDFPERMNKELFNPIAEQLNAVKKDSIPLDIKREMDKVLWADVIIFQFPIWWSNFPAILKGWIDRVFYNGFAFNVVEMKLYNDGLLKGKKGMLSFTTGASRELYTDKGPHGDIEVLVKYFNHLLFEFVGMDALPYFAIFGPGEMSEEERENELDRFEEIIRNLP; the protein is encoded by the coding sequence ATGATGAATGTATTGATAGTATTCGCGCATCCTGAGAGTGAATCACTGAACGGATCACTGAAGGAACTGGCAGTGGATGTGTTAAATGATGAAGGGCACCTGGTGCAGGTGTCTGACCTTTACGCCATGAACTGGAAGGCTGTCCTGGATAAAGACGATTTTCCAGAGAGGATGAATAAGGAACTATTCAATCCCATAGCTGAGCAGCTAAATGCAGTGAAAAAGGATAGCATACCTCTGGATATTAAAAGAGAAATGGACAAGGTCCTCTGGGCCGATGTGATCATCTTCCAGTTCCCAATATGGTGGAGTAACTTCCCCGCAATCCTAAAAGGATGGATAGATCGTGTTTTCTACAATGGATTTGCATTCAACGTGGTGGAAATGAAATTATACAATGATGGGCTCTTAAAAGGCAAAAAAGGAATGTTATCATTTACCACCGGGGCCAGCAGGGAACTCTACACTGATAAAGGACCACACGGTGACATCGAAGTTCTGGTGAAGTACTTCAACCATCTACTGTTTGAATTTGTGGGTATGGATGCCCTACCCTACTTCGCCATCTTTGGGCCAGGGGAAATGTCCGAGGAAGAAAGGGAGAATGAGCTGGACAGATTTGAAGAGATCATTCGAAATCTTCCATAA
- a CDS encoding nitroreductase family protein produces the protein MEFHDIIKKRYSVRGYQSKEVEKEKLEKVLDAARLAPTAVNKQPFQLIVIETRGREEELKTIYPAEWFTEAPLVICACAVKSESWTRRDGRNYVEVDTAIAMDHLILQATELGLGTCWIAAFNVEAAREVLKVPDDVEPLLFTPLGYPDAEPRGMGRKKLDDLVRYQHW, from the coding sequence ATGGAATTTCATGATATAATTAAAAAAAGATACAGTGTACGGGGTTATCAGTCAAAGGAAGTAGAAAAGGAAAAACTGGAAAAAGTACTGGACGCGGCACGTCTGGCACCCACCGCTGTGAATAAACAGCCATTTCAGTTAATTGTAATTGAAACCAGGGGTAGAGAAGAGGAACTTAAGACCATCTACCCCGCAGAATGGTTTACCGAAGCTCCCCTAGTTATCTGTGCCTGTGCAGTTAAATCAGAATCCTGGACCCGGCGGGACGGTCGTAACTACGTGGAAGTGGATACTGCCATAGCCATGGACCACCTGATCCTCCAGGCCACTGAACTGGGACTGGGAACATGCTGGATAGCAGCTTTCAATGTGGAAGCTGCCAGGGAAGTGCTTAAAGTACCAGATGATGTGGAACCACTATTATTCACTCCCCTGGGTTATCCTGATGCAGAACCAAGGGGCATGGGCAGAAAAAAACTGGATGACCTGGTGCGTTACCAGCACTGGTAA
- the purM gene encoding phosphoribosylformylglycinamidine cyclo-ligase: MVTYSESGVDIDLEEVTVRALTQKLKETLQFQDVITESGHFAALVRLGNQGLAMSTDGVGSKILVAEMMDKYDTVGIDCVAMVVNDLICVGARPLAMVDYLAVEKPDPEAASQIAEGLAEGCRQAQVAMIGGETASLPGIVRNFDLAATGIGLVDLEKVVAGEKIGEGDVILGIQSSGIHSNGLSLARRVFFQEAGLQVDDPLPTDERVTVGEALLEPTRIYVQAINELLEEVEVHGLAHITGGGFTNLKRLKKGVGYRINDLPSPHPLFKFISSQGVDDEEMYRVFNMGIGFAVILSPENAQQAIDILEKHYPTQIIGQVTTDPAGKVEVKSFQGGWLEL, translated from the coding sequence TTGGTAACTTATTCAGAATCAGGGGTAGACATTGACTTGGAAGAGGTCACTGTCCGTGCCCTAACTCAAAAACTCAAGGAAACCCTCCAGTTTCAAGATGTTATAACGGAAAGCGGACACTTCGCAGCCCTGGTCCGCCTGGGAAACCAGGGACTGGCCATGAGCACTGATGGAGTGGGAAGTAAAATCCTGGTGGCGGAGATGATGGACAAATACGACACCGTAGGGATTGACTGTGTGGCCATGGTAGTCAACGACCTTATCTGTGTGGGAGCCCGCCCCCTGGCCATGGTAGACTACCTGGCAGTGGAAAAACCCGATCCAGAAGCAGCCAGCCAGATAGCAGAAGGACTGGCCGAGGGGTGTCGCCAGGCACAGGTGGCCATGATCGGAGGAGAAACAGCCTCACTACCCGGGATCGTCCGGAATTTTGACCTGGCAGCCACCGGCATTGGACTGGTAGACCTGGAAAAAGTTGTAGCCGGAGAGAAAATAGGAGAAGGTGATGTTATCCTGGGCATCCAGAGTAGCGGAATCCACAGTAATGGTTTGAGCCTAGCACGCAGAGTATTCTTCCAGGAAGCCGGACTCCAGGTAGACGACCCCCTCCCCACCGATGAAAGGGTCACTGTGGGGGAAGCACTACTGGAACCCACCCGTATCTATGTTCAGGCCATCAACGAATTACTGGAAGAAGTGGAAGTCCACGGCCTGGCCCACATAACAGGAGGAGGATTTACCAACCTCAAAAGACTGAAAAAAGGAGTAGGATATCGTATTAATGACCTGCCCTCACCCCATCCCCTGTTTAAGTTCATCTCTTCCCAGGGAGTGGATGATGAAGAAATGTATCGGGTTTTCAACATGGGCATAGGATTTGCAGTTATATTATCTCCAGAAAATGCTCAGCAGGCCATTGATATCCTGGAAAAACACTATCCTACCCAGATCATTGGCCAGGTTACCACTGACCCTGCAGGGAAGGTGGAAGTTAAATCATTCCAGGGAGGATGGTTAGAACTTTAA
- a CDS encoding aldo/keto reductase gives MLYREMGQTGEKVSILGFGCMRLPIKGSYDQIDARKSSELLDHALNQGINYLDTAYPYHGRGTSQGGASELFLGDYFAGNDRRDEVYLATKSPTWLLEEEGDLDRFLDVQLKRLQTDCIDFYLLHSLKERQWFDLEDMGVLEFLDQAVSDGRIKYTGFSTHDTTSFFKEVVDSYQWDMCQIQYNYLDENIQAGKEGLQYAASKGIGTVIMEPLKGGVLANHVPAEVQKIWDESQFERKPAEWALRYLWDIPEISVVLSGMNTIAQLQENLNTAEDGLPNSMAPEEKQIMEEVKKVYMGKIAVECSACGYCMPCPSGINIPQCFSYLNQAEMLEDYSEVKSQYYFMLKETEMAGNCLECGLCEEICSQHIPVREKLKEVAGKMGN, from the coding sequence ATGCTGTACCGTGAAATGGGTCAAACCGGTGAAAAAGTTTCCATACTGGGCTTTGGATGTATGAGGCTGCCAATTAAGGGTAGTTACGACCAGATTGATGCACGTAAATCATCAGAGTTACTGGATCATGCCCTGAACCAGGGAATAAACTACCTGGACACGGCCTATCCCTACCATGGCCGGGGCACTTCCCAGGGTGGAGCCAGTGAACTCTTCCTGGGAGATTACTTTGCGGGAAACGACCGCAGAGATGAAGTATATCTGGCTACCAAATCCCCCACCTGGCTCCTGGAAGAAGAAGGAGACCTAGATCGTTTCCTGGATGTACAACTAAAGAGGCTCCAGACAGATTGCATTGATTTTTACCTCCTGCACTCCCTTAAGGAGAGACAATGGTTTGATCTGGAGGATATGGGTGTTCTGGAATTTCTAGACCAGGCAGTTTCTGATGGACGTATTAAATACACTGGATTCTCCACCCACGATACTACCAGCTTCTTTAAGGAAGTGGTGGACTCCTACCAGTGGGACATGTGCCAGATACAGTACAACTATCTGGATGAGAATATACAGGCAGGTAAAGAAGGCCTGCAATACGCAGCCAGCAAAGGAATAGGCACGGTAATAATGGAACCATTGAAGGGGGGTGTTCTGGCCAATCATGTTCCTGCGGAGGTTCAAAAAATATGGGACGAATCTCAGTTTGAAAGAAAACCTGCAGAATGGGCCCTCAGATACCTCTGGGATATCCCCGAAATCAGTGTGGTCTTAAGTGGTATGAACACCATTGCACAACTTCAGGAAAATTTAAACACTGCAGAAGATGGTTTACCTAATTCCATGGCTCCTGAAGAGAAACAAATCATGGAAGAAGTCAAAAAGGTTTACATGGGGAAAATTGCCGTGGAATGCAGTGCCTGTGGTTACTGTATGCCCTGTCCCAGTGGGATAAATATCCCCCAGTGTTTCAGTTATTTGAACCAAGCAGAAATGTTGGAGGACTATTCTGAAGTAAAAAGTCAGTATTACTTCATGTTAAAAGAAACGGAAATGGCAGGAAATTGTTTAGAGTGCGGACTTTGTGAGGAAATATGTTCCCAACATATACCAGTCAGGGAAAAACTAAAAGAAGTCGCTGGTAAAATGGGAAATTAG